The following proteins are co-located in the Nerophis ophidion isolate RoL-2023_Sa linkage group LG04, RoL_Noph_v1.0, whole genome shotgun sequence genome:
- the LOC133550463 gene encoding class I histocompatibility antigen, F10 alpha chain-like codes for MGIATIRRLVRGRPSAPAGDHSTNAPPRVDGFSATNHPPVISVVPTVNLPVCGGQLPRGDSTFIVGEAKSVAFSGFIAESERSCCCFLLSVIHTLQYFYTASSQVPNFPEYVSVGYVDGVQISHYDSNSRKAEAKQDWMNKITAEDPKYWQRETEISVGNELIGKHNLEVLKKRFNQTGGVHILQWMSGCEWNDETDEVKGWYQRGYDGEDFISLDMKTWTFTAAKQQAFPDKLKWDQNKHLLEYNKFYYTEECPSYLKKYVNNGKEVLMRTELPEVFLLQKTPSSPVSCMATGFYPDGADLFWRKDGEQIFEDVEHGEILPNHDGTFQMSVALKVEVTADVEGKYECVFQLSGVKEDLVTKLERRSILSNASHEDNLSVALAATAAVLAVAAIIIIIIIMVMVRRHRNRQGEGRQCPLSSSSRCTRSRP; via the exons atgggcatcgccaccatccGTCGactggtgcggggccgaccttcag CTCCAGCCGGGGATCATTCCACTAATGCGCCTCCTCGTGTTGACGGCTTCAGCGCCACAAATCACCCGCCCGTTATCAGCGTGGTGCCAACGGTTAATCTCCCCGTCTGCGGCGGCCAACTACCGCGGGGTGACTCGACTTTTATTGTCGGGGAAGCGAAGAGCGTCGCGTTCTCCGGCTTCATTGCTGAGTCTGAACG atcctgttgttgttttcttctttcagtgattcacacgctgcagtatttctacactgcgtcctctcaagttccaaacttcccagagtatgtgagtgttggttatgttgatggagttcagatttctcactatgacagcaacagcaggaaagcagaagccaaacaggactggatgaacaaaatcacagcagaggatccaaaATACTGGCAGAGAGAAACAGAGATCAGTGTTGGTAATGAGTTGATTGGCAAACACAACCTTGAAGTTCTTAAgaagcgtttcaaccaaactggag gtgttCACATTCTCCAGTGGATGTctggatgtgaatggaatgatgagactgatgaagttaaaggttggTATCAGAGaggttatgatggagaagatttcatatcgttggacatgaagacatggacatttactgcagcaaaacaacaagctttccccGACAAACTCAAGTGGGACCAGAACAAACATCTACTAGAATACAATAAGTTTTACTACACTGAGGAatgtccttcttacttgaagaagtatgtgaacaatgggaaggaggtcctaatgagaacag agcttccagaggtgttcctgctccagaagacgccgtcctctccggtcagctgcatggcgacaggtttctaccccgacggtgccgacctgttttggaggaaagacggcgagcagatcttcgaggatgtggagcacggagagatactccccaaccacgacggaaccttccagatgtcggtggcgctgaaagtggaggtgacggccgacgtggagggcaagtacgaatgtgtgtttcagctgtcaggcgtcaaggaggacttggtcaccaagctggagagaagaagcatcctgagcaacgcaagccatgaag acaacttgagcgtcgccctcgctgccacggcggcggtcctcgctgtggcggccatcatcatcatcatcatcatcatggtcatggtcaggcgtcacagaaacagacaaggtgagggacgccaatgtcctctgtcttcttcttctcggtgcactcggtccaggccgtga